The Nocardioides ginsengisegetis region CCCCCAGCCGATCCCGCAGTCGACCCCCCAGCCGGCGTACGCGCCTCCCGTGCCGGAGCAGGCGCCCCAGCCCACCCCGCCCGTGCAGGCCAGCCAGCCGGTGCCGCCCGCCCTGCAGGGCGAGGGCGTGCCGCGCCCCGACGGCTCGTGGGTGCGCTTCAACGGCCTGGCCCTCAACCAGGAGACCCGCGTCGTCACCGTGGGCGGCGGATCGATCGACCTCAACCGCACCGAGTTCGACCTGCTCGCCTCACTGCTCAGCACCGGCCGCCGCGTGCGCAGCAAGGCCGACCTGGTCCTGACGATGCGTGGCCAGCAGTACGTCACGTCCTACTTCGTCAACGAGGCCGACAAGCGCTCCGTCGAGGTCCACATCGCCAGCATGCGCCGCAAGCTGAACGACAACGACCAGAACCCGCGCTTCATCGAGACCGTGCGCGGCGTCGGCTACCGCCTCGCCGAGCCCGTCTGACCGACTCGACGTCGTACGGGCCGGCAGTTGCGCCAGTGAGACTTGTCTCGGTGTCGTGGAGGACGTGCTGACCCGAGTTGCGCCCTGTCGTCGCTGACTGACTTTGAGTCGATTCGATCGCGCGTTCTCCACGACCCAGCTCGATGCGCATTCAGGGCGCGCCGGCCGGGCTCGTGACTTGATAGGAGCCTGGCTGAGGTCTCATCACTGGTTTGTCCGTGACCCGGCTCGGCGCGCTGTCCCTGTTGAAAGGACGGCACCAGCATGACTCACAACCACACACAGATCGAGTCCGCCCAGGTCGGGATCTACGGCGGCGTGGACACCCACCTGGACTTCCACGTCGCGGCCGCGGTCAACGCACTCGGCGCGCTGCTGGGCACCGCGGTCTTCGCGACCACGGTCCAGGGCTATGCCGAACTACTGGCCTGGCTCCGCGCCTGGGGACCACTGGCCCAGGTCGGGGTCGAGGGAACCGGCTCCTACGGCGCCGGCCTGGCCCGTCACCTGCACCGCCACGATGTCGAGGTTCTCGAGATCAACCGGCCCGACCGGGCCAGCCGCCGACGCCGCGGGAAGACCGACGCCTACGACGCCGAGGCAGCCGCCCGGACCGCGTTGGCCGGTCACGCCCGAGCCGCCAAGATCAACACCGGGGCCGTGGAGTCGCTGCGGATGCTGAAGCTGCAACGCGACTCCGCGGTCAAGCAGCGCACCGCCACGCTCAACCAGATGCACCAGCTCAGGGTCACCGCGCCCCAAGAACTCCGCGAACAACTGACCGGCCTGACCAAACACACCCTGGCCACCCACTGCGTGCGGTTCCGCGTCACCCGCGACACCAACAGACTCACCGACCCCGTCCAGGCCGCCAAGAAGGCCCTGCATGGACTGGCCCGCCGAGTCCTGGCGCTCACCGCGGAGATCACCGAACTCGACGCCGACATCGCGGCCCTGACCAGGGCCATCGCCCCGGCCACCAGTGCCGCGGCCGGTGTCGGGGCCCAGACCGTGGCACAACTGCTGATCGCCATCGGCGAGCAACCCGAACGGTTCCACAGCGAGGCCGGCTTCGCCGCCCTCTGCGGCACCAGTCCAATCCCGGCCTCCTCGGGGAAGACCCAACGTCACCGCCTCAACCGCGGCGGGAACCGACAAGCCAACAGTGCCCTGCACATGGCCACCCTCAACCGGCTCTGCCACCACCCACCGACCAGGGCCTACATCGCCGCCCGCACCACCGATGCCAAGTCGGACCCCCACCTGCGCCGCAAGCTCAAGCGCTACCTCGCCCGCGAACTCTTCACCCTGCTGCGACAAGACCTACGAGCCCTCAACACCCCCGACATCGCGGCTTGACGCGTCATAGGAGCATCGACTCGATCAGTTGGCGTCGACCGGGATCGACGCGACCGAGGTCCGCTTCTTCGACTCGAAGATCGCGATCGGCACGGTCTGCTTGATCTCCCGGCGCGAGAAGTGCGCGGAGCCGGGGGCGTCCTGGACCCAGACCACGGCGGTGAACATCAGGTCCAGCCCGCGGGTGTCCAGCGACGTCGCCCTGATCCGCTGGTTGCGGAGCTCGAAGGCGCCCTTGGGTGAGGTGATGATCATGCCGTAGCGCGTGGTGACCGGCTCGGGGTCGAAGGTGATGTCCTTGGCGACCGCGTCGAGCCGGTAGGGGTGCTGGGTCCTGCCGCCGCCGGTGGTGATGGTCTTCGACGTGACGGCGATGTGCTCGAGGTAGACCTTGCGCTTCGTGGCGAACCGGTCGCGCAGCTTCCGGTTGAGGTCGTAGGCCTGGAAGGTGAACGAGAAGAACTTGTTGCCCCGCGGGTACCACTCGTTGGTGCGGGGCGTCGACTTGGTCGGGTAGAGCGTGTAGACGAAGTCCATCCCGTCGATCCGGATGTGCGACTGGAAGGTGCCGTCGCGCGTGAACTGCGAGTCGTACGGCGTGGGCGTGGCCGACGGGACCGCCGAGCTGGCGGCCACGGGCTCGGGCCCGGTCAGGTCGTTGACGACCGAGCAGCCGGACGCACCGAGGCTCAGGAGCAGGACACTGGCGGCGGCGATGCCGAGGCGCGCGCGGGGCATGGAGGGCTCCTGGGAGAGTCGGGGGGTCATGCCTTGAAGCCGCGGTAGCGCTTCATGGCCTTCATGATCATCCAGCAGGTCTGAAGGATGGTGATGACGCCGAGGATCGGCCAGCCGACGGCCAGGATGTCGGAGCGGGTCTGGATCGGGACGAACCGCCAGCCCACGGCCGCGCCGGCGAAGAAGACGGCGAGGGCGGCGAACGGGTAGAGCCACGCGGTGCCCTTGCCGCGCTCGGCCTTGGCCTGGGCGGCCCAGTTGTCGGTCTGCTGCCGGCTGAAGAACTTCAGCCAGGCGCGGACGAAGTGGCCCATCCGGATCAGCATGTAGAGCTCGGCCGGGAACACCAGCAGGGCGAAGAGATAGTCGCGCCTGTTGCGGAACTCCATCGAGTGCGCGACCCGGAAGTTCAGCCACACCGCCGCGGCCGGCGGGACCAGCCACCACGCCCGGAACACGAAGGCGTGGATCGACAGGGCGCCGAAGAGCAGCAGGAAGAACATCAGGCGGGTGGTCATGTTGATGACCATCGACATGTGCTCGAACCAGCGCAGGCGGAGGTTGGGGTGGAACGGCTGGCCCTTGGTGTCGCCGCGCTGGCCGGGCCACATCAGGTCGATGGCGCCGAAGTTCCACTTGACCTGCTGGGCGTCGAGCGAGCGGAGGGTGGTCATGCCGCCGACGTGGGCGCGGGCCCGGGCGGAGATCTTGGTGAGGTAGCCGGCGCTCTTGATCTGCAGCGAGAGCAGGGAATCCTCGACCTCGCTGTCGTTGACCCAGGGGGTGCGCTGGTGGCTGTCGCGCAGCACGTCGCGGAGCGCCTGGGTGGCGAAGATGGAGAACTGGCCGCCGAGGACCGCCATGTTGCGGCCCTTGAGCATGTTCTGCATGTTGAACGCCGAGAACTGCGCGCGCTGGCCGGCGATGAGGAACTTCGCGACCGGCCCGTCGATGGCCGAGTCGTCGATGGAGTAGATCGCGGAGATGCCGCCGATCCGGTCGTCGCTGGCGATCTCGTTGACGAGGTGCTCGACGGCGTCCGGCTCGGGGGTGGTGTCGCCGTCGACGCCCAGGACGTAGTCCATGTGCTCGACCAGGCTGTAGCCGTAGTTGAGGGCGCCGACCTTCTTGTCGGGGTTCTTGCCGATGTCGTGGACGTAGATGATCGTGCTCTGCTCGCCGAGCTCGGTCTTCCGCGTGTGCGGGCCGGCGTAGTGGCTGGCGATCTCCACGGAGTCGTCGGAGGTGTTGTTGACGATCAGGTGGATGACGTCGGGGAGCCGGGTCTGCTGGAGCAGCGAGTCGAGCACGCCCGCGATGGTTTCGGCCTCGTTGTAGGCCGGGATGATGCAGCCGACGGTGGGGCGGTACGTCGGGGAGCTGGCCAGCTCGTCGAGGAACTGGTCGGCGTAGGCGGCCAGGTGCGGGTCGGGCGTGCGCAGGTAGGCGTCCTCGCCCATCCCGGGCGGGGCGAGCTGCGGCCCCTGGTCGTACCGCGTCTCGTTCGCGTCCACGCTCTGATCTCCTCATCGACGCCCGGCCGTCCACGGTCGGAGTTCGTGGACACGAGTCTGCTGGGGCGACCTCAAGGGTCACCTCAACAAAGACGCAAGTTTCACGGTCATTATCCGCAAGCGGCGACCGCGGGGCCGGGTTTCCCGAGCGTCAGCGCGGCATGCCGCTGGAGCGCCAACCCCCGGGGCCGTGCGCGAAGGACGGCCGCACCTTGCGGTGGTGGGCCTGCCACTCGGGCGTACGCCGCTCCCGCGGCGCCTCCGGGCCGCCCAGCGAGGCGAAGACCGCGACGATCGCGGCGATCTCCTCGGGGGTGGCGTCGGCGTTGACGACCCGCAGCAGCGGGGTCTCGACAGGCTCGACCACCGGCTCGTCCCCGCTCACAGGGGGATGTTCCCGTGCTTCTTGGGCGGCAGCGTCTCCCTCTTGGAGCGCAGCAGCCGCAGCGACCGGACGATCTCGACCCGGGTCTCGTGGGGGGAGATGACGGCGTCGATGTAGCCGCGCTCGGCCGCGATGTAGGGGTTGGCCAGGGTGGTGTCGTACTCGTCGATCAGCTCGGCCCGCTTGGCCTCGACGTCCCCGCCCTCCTTCTCGATCTTGGCCAGGGTCTTGCGGTGCACGATGTTGGCCGCGCCCTGGGCACCCATGACCGCGATCTGGGCGGTTGGCCAGGCGACGTTGATGTCGGCGCCGAGGTGCTTGGAGCCCATCACGTCGTAGGCGCCGCCGTAGGCCTTGCGGGTGATGATCGTGACCAGCGGGACGGTGGCCTCGGCGTAGGCGTAGATCAGCTTGGCGCCGCGGCGGATGATGCCGTTCCACTCCTGGTCGGTGCCGGGCAGGAAGCCGGGCACGTCGACGAAGGTCAGGACCGGGATGTTGAAGGCGTCGCAGGTCCGCACGAAGCGGGCGGCCTTCTCCGAGGCGTCGATGTCCAGGGTGCCGGCGAACTGCATCGGCTGGTTGGCCACGATGCCGACCGAGCGGCCCTCGACCCGGCCGAAGCCGATCAGGATGTTGGGCGCGAACAGCGGCTGGACCTCGAGGAACTCCTGGTCGTCCAGCACGGTCTCGATGACCGTGTGCATGTCGTAGGGCTGGTTGGGGGAGTCCGGGATCAGGACGTCGAGCTCGCGGTCGAGGTCGGAGAAGTCGGTGTCGGCACTCTGCCCATCATTGGCGTCGTAGGTCGGGGGCTCGTCGAGGTTGTTCTGCGGCAGGTAGGACAGCAGCGCCTTGACGTACTCGATCGCGTCGGCCTCGTCGGCGCCCATGTAGTGGGCGTTGCCGGACTTGGTGTTGTGCGTGCGCGCGCCGCCGAGGTCCTCCATCGAGACGTCCTCGCCGGTGACGGTCTTGATGACGTCGGGGCCGGTGATGAACATGTTGGAGGTGCCGTCGACCATGATCGTGAAGTCGGTGACCGCGGGGGAGTAGACGTGCCCGCCGGCACACGAGCCCATGATCATCGAGATCTGCGGGATGACGCCCGAGGCGTGCACGTTGCGGCGGAAGATCTCGCCGTACAGGCCGAGCGAGACCACGCCCTCCTGGATGCGGGCGCCGGCGCCCTCGTTGATGCCGATGATCGGGCAGCCGGTCTTCATCGCCAGGTCCATGACCTTGGTGATCTTCTCGCCGTAGACCTCGCCCAGCGAGCCGCCGAAGACGGTGAAGTCCTGGGAGAACACGCACACCTGACGGCCGTCGATGGTGCCGTAGCCGGTCACCACGCCGTCGCCGTAGGGGCGGGTCTTCTCCAGGCCGAACGCCGTGGAGCGGTGCCGCGCCAGCTCGTCGAGCTCGACGAACGAGCCCTCGTCGAAGAGCTGCTCGATCCGCTCGCGGGCCGTCTGGCGGCCCTTGGCGTGCTGCTTCTCGACCGCCTTCGCCGATCCCGCGTGGACGGCCTCGTCGAGGCGTCGCTCGAGATCCGCGAGCTTGCCCGCGGTGGTGTGGAGATCGATGTCCGCGGGAACTTCGGTGCCCTCGCCCGGTGCTGCACTCACGTGATGTGGCCTCCTCGTCGACTCGTGGGCCAATGTAGTGCCCGTGACCGATGACCTCGCCGCACGCCCACCCCTCGACAGCCGACGCCTCGCCGACGGCGCCCCCGACTTCGACGTGGAGGTGGTCCCCGAGGCCGCCTCGACCAACGCGATCCTGGCCGACCGCGCCCGTGAGGGCGCCGCGGAGGGGCTGGTCGTCGTGGCCGAGCACCAGACCGCCGGCCGCGGCCGCCTCGACCGCACCTGGGAGACCCCGGCGCGCGCAGCCCTGACGTTCTCGGTGCTGCTGCGCCCCACCGTCGTGGTCGCCGAGTGGCCCTGGCTGCCGCTGCTGACCGGCCTGGCCGTCTCGGCCGCCGTGACGGCTGCCGGTGTCGAGGCCGGGCTGAAGTGGCCCAACGACGTGCTCGTGGACGACCTCAAGGTCGCCGGCATCCTGCTCGAGCGGGTCGAGACCCCGACCGGCGCGGCCGCCGTCGTCGGAATCGGCCTCAACGTCAGCACCACCGCCGACGAGCTCCCCGTCGACACCGCCACCTCCCTGGCCCTGGCCACCGGCGGCACCTTCGACCGGACCGAGCTGCTCGTCGGGCTGCTGGGCCAGCTGCGCCAGCAGTACGACGCGTGGCAGGCGGCGGGCTCGACGGTGCTGCGGCCGGCGTACGAGGCCGCCTGCGTGACCGTCGGCCGGGACGTCCGGGTCGACCTGCCGGGCGGACGGACGCTGACCGGGCGGGCCACGGGCGTCGACGACGCGGGACGTCTCGTGGTGGCCGGAGCGGACGGCGAGACCACCGTCGGCGCGGGTGACGTGATCCATGTGCGGGCGCTCGATCAGTGACATGATTCCGGCGTGGCCATCTCGCAGAAACTGCTCAACGACGGCGAGTCCGTCGTCATCAGCACCCGCACCCACCCCAAGGCACTGCTCGCGCCGCTCCTGTGGCTCGTCCTGATCCTCGCGGTGGTGGTGTTCGCCAACGTGAAGATCGACAACGACGTCGCCGGGTACGTCGCCTGGGGCATCGGCGCGGTGCTGGTCGTCTGGCTGGTGCTGCCTCCGGTGGTCCGCTGGCTCAGCGCGTCCTACACCATCACCAACCGACGCCTGATCACCCGCACCGGCGTGATCGTGCGCAAGGGCCACGACATCCCGCTGTCGCGGATCAGCGACGTGGCCTACGAGCTCGGGCTGGTCGACCGGATGCTCGGCTGCGGCACGCTGGTCATCAGCGACGCGAGCACCAACGGACGCGTCTCGCTGCCCGACATCCCGCACGTCGAGGAGACCCAGCGCCGCCTCAACCAGCTCCTGCACGACCTCAACGACCCGACGGGACACCATGACGGCACCTGAGCCGACGCCGTCCCGGGACCAGCTCGAACGCGCCATCCTCGGCGAGCAGCCGGTCTTCAACGCCCAGGAGGTCTCCCGCGAGACCGGGGTGACCATCCCGGAGACGCAACGGCTCTGGCGCGCGCTCGGCTTCCCCGAGCACGGCGCCGAGACCGCCTTCACCGAGTCCGACGTCGAGGCCGTCCGGACCCTCCAGGGTGTCGTGACCTCCGGGCTGATCGACTTCGACATGGCCGTCAACCTGACCCGGGCGGTCGGCCAGACGATGGCCCGGCTCGCCGACTGGGAGACCGCCTCGCTGGTCCAGCGGGTCGAGGAGCTCGAGAGCGGCGACCAGGCGACCGGGAGCCGGGTCGGGTCGGCACTCCGGTTCATCGAGGAGTTCAGCGAGCCCTTCGAGCAGCTGCTCCTCTACGCGTGGCGGCGACACCTGGCGGCCGCCGTCGCCCGGATGGAGGCACTCGGTGCCAACGAGGAGGACCTCCACACCACGCACATCACCGTCGGCTTCGCCGACATCGTGAGCTTCACGGCGCTGTCCAACCAGATCACCGAGGAGCGGATCGGCGACCTCGTCGAGCTCTTCGAGTCCCGCTGCGCCGACGTGGTCGCCATCCAGCGTGGCCGGATCATCAAGAGCATCGGCGACTCGGTGCTCTTCGTGAACGACGACCCGATCCGGGCCTACGACACCGCCGAGGGGATCATCAACGTCGTCGGCCGCGACTCCCGGATGCCCGACGTCCGGGTCGGTCTGGCCAGTGGCTCTGTGGTGATGCGGCTGGGCGACGTCTTCGGCCCGCCGGTCAACCTCGCCGCCCGGCTCACCGCGGTGGCCCGGCGCAACCGCGTGATCATCGACGCGGCCACTGCGGAGGCCCTCCCGGAGGACCAGTTCGAGACCCGACTGCTGCCCGCGCGACCGGTCCGGGGCTTCGGGATCGTGGAGCCGGTCGCCGTACGCCGCCACTGACGGGCGCTCGAACTGGTACGGAAAAGGTTGGGGATTTTACTCAATTAGCCTCCGCGCCTGCCGATGCGTTCCTACCTTGTCCTTGTGTTTCAGGTCCAGGACATCAAGGTCGACCCCGACAGCCGCCGTGCGTGGCGTGGGGACGACGAGATCGTCCTGTCCCGCAAGGAGTTCGACCTGGTGCTCGCGCTGATCTCGCGCGCCGGCGACATCGTGACCCGCGACGAGCTGATGCGCGACGTCTGGCACACGACGTTCTGGACCTCGTCCAAGACCATCGACGTGCACCTCGGCTGGGTCCGCCGCAAGCTCGGCGACGACAGCCGCCGGCCGCACCTGATCACCACGATCCGCGGCAAGGGGCTGCGCTTCGAGAAGGGTGACGGCGGCCGCCGCGCGGACGGCCACTAGCCTTTCCCCGTGCCCGAGCTCGCTCCGACCCTTGCCGTCATCGGTGGCGGCCAGCTCGCCCGGATGATGGCGCAGCCCGCGATCGCCCTGGGCCTGCCGCTCCGGCTGCTGGCCGAGGCCGAGGGCGTCTCCGCCGCCCAGGTCATCCCCGACCACCTCGTCGGCGACTACACCGACCTCGAGACGCTGCGGAAGGTGACCGACGGCTGTGCCGTCGTCACCTTCGACCACGAGCACGTCCCGACCGACCACCTGCACGCGCTCGAGGACTCCGGCCTCGCCGTGCGCCCCGGGCCCGAGGCGCTGGTGCACGCCCAGGACAAGGGCGCGATGCGCGAGCGGCTCGCCGACCTCGGCGTGCCCTGCCCGCGCAACGCGATCGTCACCACCGTCGCCGAGGTGGAGGCCTTCGGCTTCCCGTGCGTGCTCAAGACGACCCGGGGCGGCTACGACGGCAAGGGCGTCTGGTTCGCCCGCTCGGCGGACGACTGCGCCGACGCCTTCGCGACCGCCGCCGCGTCGGGCGTGCGGATCCTCGCCGAGGAGCTCGTCGACTTCCGGCGCGAGCTTTCCGCGCTCGTGGCCCGCTCGCCGAGCGGCCAGGCCGCGGCGTACCCCGTCGTCGCCTCCACCCAGACCGACGGCATCTGCCGCGAGGTCGTCGCCCCCGCGCCCGACCTGTCGCCCGAGCTGGCCGGGCAGGCGCAGGAGATCGCCCTGCGCGTCGCCGGCGCCCTCGGCGTCACCGGCATCCTCGCGGTCGAGATGTTCGAGACCAACGACGGACGCGTGCTCGTCAACGAGCTCGCCATGCGCCCGCACAACACCGGCCACTGGACGCAGGACGGCGCGGTCACCTCGCAGTTCGAGAACCACCTCCGTGCGGTCATGGACCTCCCGCTCGGCTCGCCGGCGCCGCGGGCCCGGTGGACGGTGATGGTCAACATCCTCGGCGGGCCGGACTCCTCGGTCGGCCGCCTGTACGACGGCTTCCCGCACGCCATGGCGCGCGACCCCCACCTGCGCGTGCACCTCTACGGCAAGGAGCTGCGCCCCGGCCGCAAGGTCGGCCACGTCAACGCCTACGGCGACGATCTCGAGGACTGCCTGGAGCGGGCGCGGCACGCCGCCGCCTGGTTCGCCGGCGACCTCGGCAACGAGAGCGAGTGACCATGTCTGACCTGCAGCCCCGGGTGGGCATCGTGATGGGCTCCGACTCCGACTGGCCGGTGATGAAGGCCGCCGGTGAGGCGCTGGCCGAGTTCGACATCGCGTTCGAGGCCGACGTGGTCTCCGCGCACCGGATGCCCGACGAGATGCTGGCCTACGGCCGCGACGCCGCCGGCCGCGGGATCTCCGTGATCATCGCGGGCGCCGGGGGAGCGGCCCACCTGCCCGGCATGCTCGCGGCCGTCACCCCGCTGCCGGTGATCGGTGTGCCGGTCCCGCTCAAGCACCTCGACGGCATGGACTCGCTGCTCTCCATCGTGCAGATGCCCGCCGGCGTGCCCGTCGCGACCGTCGCCGTCGGCAACGCCCGCAACGCCGGCCTGCTCGCCGTCCGGATCCTCGCCGCGACCGACCCGACCCTGCAGCAGCGGATGGTCGACTTCCAGGCCGAGCTCCGTACCATCGCCCAGGAGAAGGGCGCGGTCGTCCGCAGCGACTCCGCCCCGCGCAAGCTCGGCTTCTAGCGAGTCGCGTCGGGATAGTCCCCACCGCAGTTGCTGTCGTTCGGGCCATTTCACGACAACTGCGGTGGGGACTATCCCGATCTACTCGCCGCGGACCCGGCCGCGCAGCGACTTGGTCTGCCCCCGCTGCTTCTTCGCCTCGAGCCGCCGTCGCTGCGAGCCCCGCGTGGGCTTCGTGGGGCGTCGGGGCGGTGGCGGGGGAGCGAGCGCGGTCCGGAGCAGGTCGGCGAGCCGCTCGCGCGCCGCGACCCGGTTGCGGTGCTGCGAGCGGTGCTCGGAGGCGACCACCACGACCCGGCCGTCGACCAGCTGCCCGCCGAGGCGACGCAGGGCCCGCGACCGCTGGTGGTCGGACAGGGCCGAGGAGCCCAGGACGTCGTACACGAGCTCGACCCGGCTGTCGGTGGTGTTGACCGACTGCCCGCCCGGCCCGGCGGACTTCGAGAACCGCTCGACCAGCTCGGCGGCCGGGATCGTCAGGCCCTGCGGCAGGCCCGGTCCCGGCGTGACGGCGAGGTCGTCGCCGGGGCGGCTCACGTCCGCCGTCGGCGCCACTCGATGGCCGGACAGGCGTCCATGACCATCGGGACGCCGGCCTCGGCCGTGCGCAGGAAGGCGTCCTCGTCGATCACGCCGAGCTGGAACCACACGCCCCGCGCGCCCACGGCCACGGCCTGGTCAGCGAACTCGCCGGCCGACTCGCTGCGCCGGAACACGTCCACCACGTCGATCGGGAACGGCACGTCGGCGAGCGTCGCATAGCCCTGCTCGCCGAGCACGACGGGCGCGGACGGATGGATGGGCACGATGCGCTTGCCGCGCCGCTGCAGCAGCGCCGCGATCTCGTACGCCGTGCGGTCGGGGTTGCCCGACAGCCCGACGACCGCCCACGTCTCGCAGTCGTCGAGCATGAAGCGGACGTGCTCCGCGTCCTGCCACTCAGCCATGCCCCCAGCCTAGGGGCCGGCCATCTTGCGGAAGACTTGCCGAATTCTTGCCACACCCTTGGGAACCGTCCCGCATGCTTGGTCGAGTTGCGCCGAATCCACACATGGGGCCGGACTCGCCGGTTAGCGTGACGTGATTGCTACTGGGAGGTAGCGACACCTTGAGTGCTCGGGAGGGAGCATCCAGATGAAGATTTCTGCTATTTCAAAGCGCCTGGCGACCGTCGGTGTCGCCACTGCTCTCGCCGCGGGCGCCATGGTCGGGGCGACGGCCACGTCCGCCAGCGCGGCGTCGGCGTCCAACGACTACACGTGCACGGTGCCGCTGCTCGGCGCCCAGACGTTCCCGGTCACGATCTCGAGCACCCCGCTCGACCTCGTCAGCTCGCTTCCCGCCGGGCTGGCGTTCCCGGCCGGTGCGCTGGACGCGCTGAGCTCCACCGGTCACGCCATCGACATGACGATGACCGCGCCCGCGATCGTGGTCCAGACCCTGGCCGGCATCGGCACCCTGACCGGTGTCAGCGCCCCGGCCCTGGCCATCCCGCTCGGCTCGAGCTCCGTGCCGGTGTCGGGCCTGGCCCTGACGGGTCCCCCGGCCGTGCAGCCGGACGGCAGCGCCATCTTCAACCTCGCCGGCAGCAACGGTGCCTTCGCCGTCCCGGCCGCGGGTGAGTACGACATCACCATGCCGAGCGCGTTCCAGTTCATCGCCTCGACCACCAGCACCGACTTCCCGAACATCCCGGTCGACTGCACGACCGCGGCCCCGGCCACGATCAAGCACCTCACGGTGACCAAGAACAACGCCGCGTTCACCAGCATCAAGCCGGCCGTCACGCCCTACAAGGCGAGCAAGGCCGCCAAGCTGGTCACCAAGGTTGGCGCCGCCAACCACGTGCCCACCGGCATGGTCATCGTCAAGGAGGGCACCAAGACCCTCGGCAAGGCTGCGCTCAACAGCCTCGGCAAGGCCGTGGTCAACATGGGCAAGCTCTCCCCGGGCAAGCACGCGCTGAAGGTCCTCTACAAGGGCGACTCCTACTCCACCGCGGCGCCCACGCAGAAGCTGACGGTCAAGTCCGTCAAGTGACCTCGGCCTGATGGCCTGAATCACACCGTTCAACCCTGGACGCCCGTCCGGTGCCTCGCGCACCGGGCGGGCGTTCGGCGTCCCGTTACCCGGAAGTAGGATTCGGCCCATGAGCGCTGACTTCCCCCTCTACGCACTCTCCGAGGAGCACCAGGCGATCCGCGAGGCGGTGCGCGCGGTCTGCGACGCGAAGGTGGCGCCGTACGCCGCCGACGTCGACGAGAACGCCCGCTACCCCCAGGAGGCGCACGACGCGCTGCTGGCCGCGGACTTCCACGCCCCCCACGTGCCCGAGGAGTACGGCGGCGCCGGGGCCGATGCGCTCGCGACCGTGATCGTGATCGAGGAGGTCGCCCGCGCGTGCGTGAGCAGCAGCCTGATCCCGGCGGTCAACAAGCTGGGCTCGCTGCCGGTGCAGATCTCCGGCTCGGAGGAGCTCAAGAAGCACTACCTCGGCAAGCTCGCCGCGGGTGAGGGCGGCTTCTCCTACTGCCTGTCCGAGCCCGACGCCGGCTCGGACGCGGTGTCGATGAAGACCAAGGCCGTCCGCGACGGGGACCACTGGGTCCTCAACGGCGTGAAGCGCTGGATCACCAACGC contains the following coding sequences:
- a CDS encoding 5-(carboxyamino)imidazole ribonucleotide synthase, whose translation is MPELAPTLAVIGGGQLARMMAQPAIALGLPLRLLAEAEGVSAAQVIPDHLVGDYTDLETLRKVTDGCAVVTFDHEHVPTDHLHALEDSGLAVRPGPEALVHAQDKGAMRERLADLGVPCPRNAIVTTVAEVEAFGFPCVLKTTRGGYDGKGVWFARSADDCADAFATAAASGVRILAEELVDFRRELSALVARSPSGQAAAYPVVASTQTDGICREVVAPAPDLSPELAGQAQEIALRVAGALGVTGILAVEMFETNDGRVLVNELAMRPHNTGHWTQDGAVTSQFENHLRAVMDLPLGSPAPRARWTVMVNILGGPDSSVGRLYDGFPHAMARDPHLRVHLYGKELRPGRKVGHVNAYGDDLEDCLERARHAAAWFAGDLGNESE
- a CDS encoding Ig-like domain repeat protein yields the protein MKISAISKRLATVGVATALAAGAMVGATATSASAASASNDYTCTVPLLGAQTFPVTISSTPLDLVSSLPAGLAFPAGALDALSSTGHAIDMTMTAPAIVVQTLAGIGTLTGVSAPALAIPLGSSSVPVSGLALTGPPAVQPDGSAIFNLAGSNGAFAVPAAGEYDITMPSAFQFIASTTSTDFPNIPVDCTTAAPATIKHLTVTKNNAAFTSIKPAVTPYKASKAAKLVTKVGAANHVPTGMVIVKEGTKTLGKAALNSLGKAVVNMGKLSPGKHALKVLYKGDSYSTAAPTQKLTVKSVK
- the arfB gene encoding alternative ribosome rescue aminoacyl-tRNA hydrolase ArfB, which produces MSRPGDDLAVTPGPGLPQGLTIPAAELVERFSKSAGPGGQSVNTTDSRVELVYDVLGSSALSDHQRSRALRRLGGQLVDGRVVVVASEHRSQHRNRVAARERLADLLRTALAPPPPPRRPTKPTRGSQRRRLEAKKQRGQTKSLRGRVRGE
- the purE gene encoding 5-(carboxyamino)imidazole ribonucleotide mutase yields the protein MSDLQPRVGIVMGSDSDWPVMKAAGEALAEFDIAFEADVVSAHRMPDEMLAYGRDAAGRGISVIIAGAGGAAHLPGMLAAVTPLPVIGVPVPLKHLDGMDSLLSIVQMPAGVPVATVAVGNARNAGLLAVRILAATDPTLQQRMVDFQAELRTIAQEKGAVVRSDSAPRKLGF
- a CDS encoding CoA-binding protein translates to MAEWQDAEHVRFMLDDCETWAVVGLSGNPDRTAYEIAALLQRRGKRIVPIHPSAPVVLGEQGYATLADVPFPIDVVDVFRRSESAGEFADQAVAVGARGVWFQLGVIDEDAFLRTAEAGVPMVMDACPAIEWRRRRT